In the Candidatus Cloacimonas acidaminovorans str. Evry genome, one interval contains:
- the nifJ gene encoding pyruvate:ferredoxin (flavodoxin) oxidoreductase, whose product MAKQTKATMDGNTAAAHIAYAFAEVAAIYPITPSSTMGELVDAWASEGRKNINNTKVDVIEMQSEAGAAGAVHGSLSAGAVTTTFTASQGLMLMLPNMHKIAGEMLPTVFYVSARSLAAQSLSIFGDHSDVMSARNTGFALIACNSVQEVMDLGLVAQLATMKTRIPFLVFFDGFRTSHELQKIDVIDYETIAELNDPSLVEAFRKNALSPDKPRMKVGQEAPDVYFQGRETSNLYYAKAPAIIAETMEQVAEKTGRHYQLFEYVGSPDAEDIIVAMGSSCETIQETIEWLNAKRGMKLGLIKVHLYRPFCVQSFLSAIPASVKRIAVLDRTKEPGSIGEPLYLDVVSALKNRPELYIIGGRYGLSSKEFTPSMVLAVYKHLAKNGFHGFTVGIEDDVSHLSLPLEETINTVPEGTISCKFWGLGSDGTVGANKNSIKIIGDHTDMYVQGYFQYDSKKSGGITRSHLRFGKTPIHSQYLVAQEDFVACHNQAFIGRFDLLGGIKENGVFLLNSNWSRDEALYNLTRPMQETIINKKIKFYNIDGLKIAEEVGLGGRINTTMQTAFFLISGVLERNEAIALIKDSIRKTYARKGEKVVQMNLEAVDKVNEALVQIEVPETLPDKYMPMKKLVPEDADDFILNVIEPIMREQGDQVKVSQMPLDGYVETGTAKLEKRKVAPSVPHWLPENCIQCNQCSFVCPHSAIRAKLIKEEDLANKPASFNTLKAIGAPGYEYKVQVYIDDCQSCKVCVNECPKSALVMSPIEEERTKGEQVNYEYFETLPNDVLANFKETTVKGSQFKQPLLEFSGACAGCGETPYVKLLTQLFGDRMIIANATGCSSIWGGTFPTVPYCKNKDGKGPAWANSLFEDNAEYGFGMRLAIRSHRKLLQKAMQELMDKNINEELKSAMQYSLDNWDKVNEETKANADKIRALLPKARETACEGCKILLKKVQELQDYLIEKSIWAIGGDGWAYDIGFGGLDHTLALNQNLNILVLDTEVYSNTGGQASKSTPLGSIARFAEAGKNTNKKDLGMMLMSYGYVYVASIAMGANKNQALQAIKEAEAYPGPSIVIAYAPCINHGFDMSLSQKHQKLAVDAGYWLLYRYNPLNKQGGKNPLTLDSKEPTVSVQEFLDSENRYAGLKNIFPERAKELNEGAAVFFKERYETYKKLAEG is encoded by the coding sequence ATGGCGAAACAGACCAAAGCCACAATGGATGGTAATACTGCTGCGGCACATATTGCTTATGCTTTTGCCGAAGTAGCAGCTATTTATCCTATTACCCCTTCTTCCACAATGGGTGAACTTGTTGATGCCTGGGCTTCCGAAGGCAGAAAAAATATTAATAACACCAAGGTTGATGTTATTGAAATGCAAAGTGAAGCCGGAGCTGCAGGTGCTGTTCATGGTTCACTTTCCGCAGGTGCTGTAACTACAACTTTTACTGCTTCTCAGGGTTTGATGTTAATGCTGCCGAATATGCATAAAATAGCCGGTGAGATGTTACCTACTGTTTTTTATGTTTCGGCAAGGTCTTTGGCAGCTCAATCCCTTTCTATTTTCGGGGATCACAGTGATGTAATGAGTGCTCGTAATACCGGTTTTGCCTTAATTGCCTGTAATAGTGTGCAAGAAGTGATGGATTTGGGTTTAGTGGCTCAACTTGCTACAATGAAAACTCGGATTCCTTTTCTGGTGTTTTTTGATGGTTTCCGAACCAGTCATGAACTGCAGAAAATTGATGTTATTGATTATGAAACAATAGCAGAACTGAATGACCCCTCTTTAGTGGAAGCATTTCGGAAAAATGCTTTAAGTCCTGATAAACCGCGAATGAAGGTTGGTCAGGAAGCACCCGATGTATATTTTCAAGGTAGAGAAACCAGTAATTTATATTATGCTAAGGCACCTGCTATAATTGCAGAAACAATGGAGCAGGTAGCAGAAAAAACAGGACGCCATTATCAGCTTTTTGAATATGTCGGTTCTCCCGATGCAGAAGATATTATTGTAGCTATGGGAAGTAGCTGTGAAACCATTCAGGAAACGATTGAATGGCTAAATGCCAAGCGCGGAATGAAATTGGGATTGATAAAAGTTCATTTATACCGTCCTTTCTGTGTGCAAAGCTTTTTATCGGCAATCCCTGCCAGCGTGAAAAGAATTGCCGTTTTAGACAGAACGAAAGAACCCGGTTCAATTGGTGAACCCCTTTATCTGGATGTGGTTTCTGCTCTTAAAAACCGTCCTGAACTATACATAATCGGTGGCAGATACGGTTTATCCAGTAAGGAATTTACTCCTTCAATGGTGCTTGCCGTTTATAAACACTTGGCTAAAAATGGTTTTCACGGTTTTACAGTAGGCATTGAGGATGATGTTTCTCATCTTTCTTTACCGCTTGAAGAAACAATCAATACTGTTCCTGAAGGCACTATTTCCTGCAAATTCTGGGGTTTAGGTTCCGATGGTACTGTTGGTGCAAACAAAAACAGCATCAAAATCATCGGAGACCATACCGATATGTATGTTCAGGGTTATTTTCAATATGACAGCAAAAAAAGCGGTGGTATAACCCGTAGCCATTTGCGTTTTGGTAAAACCCCCATTCACAGCCAATATCTGGTAGCTCAAGAGGATTTTGTTGCCTGCCACAATCAGGCATTTATTGGCAGATTTGATTTGCTGGGCGGCATAAAAGAAAATGGAGTTTTTCTGCTGAATTCCAACTGGAGTAGAGATGAAGCACTCTATAATTTAACCCGTCCGATGCAGGAAACCATCATTAACAAAAAGATAAAGTTTTACAATATAGATGGCTTAAAGATTGCAGAAGAAGTTGGTCTTGGTGGAAGAATAAATACTACGATGCAAACAGCTTTCTTTCTTATTTCCGGTGTTTTGGAACGCAATGAAGCTATTGCCTTAATTAAGGATTCCATTAGAAAGACCTACGCTCGTAAAGGCGAAAAGGTTGTTCAAATGAATTTGGAAGCTGTGGACAAAGTTAACGAGGCATTGGTGCAAATTGAAGTTCCTGAAACCCTACCCGATAAATATATGCCAATGAAGAAATTAGTTCCGGAAGATGCCGATGACTTTATCTTAAATGTGATTGAACCTATTATGCGAGAACAAGGTGATCAGGTAAAAGTTAGCCAAATGCCTTTAGATGGCTATGTTGAAACCGGAACTGCCAAACTGGAAAAAAGAAAAGTAGCTCCTTCAGTTCCCCATTGGCTTCCGGAAAATTGTATTCAATGTAATCAGTGTTCTTTTGTCTGCCCCCATTCCGCTATCCGGGCAAAACTGATTAAAGAAGAAGACCTTGCCAATAAGCCAGCCAGTTTTAATACCTTAAAAGCAATTGGTGCTCCGGGTTATGAATATAAAGTTCAGGTTTATATTGACGATTGCCAAAGTTGTAAGGTCTGCGTGAATGAATGTCCTAAATCCGCATTAGTGATGAGCCCGATTGAAGAAGAAAGAACTAAAGGCGAACAAGTTAATTACGAATACTTTGAAACATTGCCCAATGATGTTCTCGCCAATTTTAAAGAAACAACCGTGAAAGGCAGTCAGTTTAAACAACCCCTACTGGAATTCTCAGGTGCTTGTGCTGGTTGTGGTGAAACACCTTATGTAAAACTCTTAACTCAACTCTTTGGTGATAGAATGATTATTGCCAATGCTACCGGTTGTTCCAGCATTTGGGGTGGAACTTTTCCTACTGTTCCCTATTGTAAAAACAAAGATGGTAAAGGTCCTGCCTGGGCAAATAGCTTATTTGAAGATAATGCCGAATACGGTTTTGGAATGCGTTTGGCAATTCGTTCTCACCGTAAACTTCTACAAAAGGCAATGCAGGAACTGATGGATAAAAATATAAATGAAGAACTAAAATCCGCAATGCAGTATTCCTTAGATAATTGGGATAAAGTAAATGAAGAAACAAAAGCCAATGCCGATAAAATTAGAGCTCTTCTTCCGAAAGCAAGGGAAACTGCCTGTGAGGGCTGTAAAATCCTCCTAAAAAAGGTTCAGGAACTTCAGGATTACCTCATTGAGAAATCAATTTGGGCAATTGGTGGTGACGGTTGGGCTTATGATATCGGTTTTGGAGGATTGGATCATACTTTGGCTCTAAATCAAAACCTCAATATCCTTGTTTTGGATACCGAGGTCTATTCCAATACAGGAGGACAGGCAAGTAAATCAACTCCCTTAGGTTCCATTGCGCGTTTTGCGGAAGCCGGAAAAAATACCAATAAAAAAGACCTCGGAATGATGCTAATGAGCTATGGTTATGTGTATGTTGCTTCCATTGCTATGGGTGCCAATAAAAATCAGGCACTGCAGGCAATTAAAGAAGCAGAAGCATATCCGGGTCCCTCAATTGTAATTGCTTATGCTCCTTGCATCAATCATGGCTTTGATATGAGTTTGAGCCAAAAGCATCAAAAATTGGCTGTGGATGCTGGTTATTGGCTTCTTTATCGTTATAATCCGTTAAATAAACAGGGAGGTAAAAATCCTCTAACCCTGGATAGTAAAGAGCCAACGGTTTCAGTGCAGGAATTTCTGGATTCTGAAAATCGCTATGCTGGACTCAAAAACATCTTTCCGGAAAGAGCTAAAGAATTGAATGAAGGTGCTGCTGTATTCTTTAAGGAAAGATACGAGACATATAAAAAGCTTGCGGAAGGTTGA
- the xseB gene encoding exodeoxyribonuclease VII small subunit — protein sequence MSVDQEKINAMSFEESLKELEKIVDRLSTGETNLDELLSLYEAGVAYLKHCQSRLSSAEAKIKILSEQLSSQQVTEGNNG from the coding sequence GTGAGTGTAGACCAGGAAAAAATTAACGCAATGAGCTTTGAAGAATCCTTAAAGGAATTGGAAAAAATTGTAGACCGCTTATCCACAGGCGAAACAAATCTTGATGAATTACTTTCGCTGTATGAAGCGGGAGTTGCTTATTTAAAACACTGTCAAAGTCGTTTAAGTTCTGCCGAGGCAAAAATTAAAATCCTCAGCGAACAGCTTTCCTCGCAACAGGTAACAGAAGGCAATAATGGATAG
- a CDS encoding polyprenyl synthetase family protein: MDRKILLKKDMKEKQELVNIILDRFLPRKDEYPKDLHKAMRYSVFAGGKRLRPYLTMTAFEMFNSNIELITPVAAGIEMIHTYSLIHDDLPDIDNDDFRRGKKSCHTIFGEGVALLAGDALLLSAFELITLAELDAKLRVQFVHELAKEVGIKGLIAGQMVDIESEGKKVDKKTLHYIHENKTARLINLSLRFGALAGEAKEEELKILDEYGKLIGLVFQIVDDLLDIEGTQEELGKTIGKDAESAKATFPAVYGIAESHKKAEELTEKAREILAPLGEKALKLDILAEYLLGRKE, translated from the coding sequence ATGGATAGAAAAATTCTCCTGAAGAAGGATATGAAAGAAAAGCAGGAGCTGGTAAATATCATTTTAGACCGCTTTCTCCCGCGCAAAGATGAATATCCTAAAGACCTTCATAAGGCAATGCGTTATAGTGTTTTCGCTGGTGGCAAACGCTTGAGACCCTATTTAACAATGACTGCCTTTGAAATGTTTAATTCCAATATTGAACTTATTACTCCCGTTGCAGCAGGCATTGAAATGATTCATACTTATTCGCTGATTCATGATGATTTGCCTGATATTGACAATGACGACTTCAGGCGGGGCAAAAAATCCTGCCATACTATTTTTGGAGAAGGAGTTGCTTTGCTGGCAGGAGATGCTTTACTCCTAAGTGCTTTTGAACTAATCACTTTGGCTGAACTGGATGCAAAATTGCGTGTCCAATTTGTTCACGAATTAGCTAAAGAAGTTGGTATCAAAGGTTTAATTGCAGGTCAGATGGTAGATATTGAATCAGAAGGCAAAAAAGTGGATAAAAAAACCCTACACTATATTCACGAAAACAAAACTGCTCGTCTGATAAATCTAAGTTTGCGTTTTGGAGCTCTCGCTGGTGAAGCTAAAGAAGAGGAATTAAAAATTTTAGATGAATACGGAAAGTTGATTGGACTGGTTTTTCAGATTGTGGATGATCTTCTGGATATTGAAGGAACGCAAGAAGAACTTGGCAAAACTATCGGTAAGGATGCTGAAAGTGCCAAAGCTACTTTTCCTGCTGTTTACGGTATTGCGGAATCTCATAAAAAGGCAGAAGAACTTACAGAAAAGGCAAGAGAAATTCTTGCTCCCTTAGGGGAAAAAGCATTAAAATTGGACATTCTGGCTGAATATCTATTAGGTAGGAAAGAATGA
- the dut gene encoding dUTP diphosphatase, whose translation MNILVQKLSPTATIPQKMTENASGFDLFADIGEPIILNPLEWRQISTGIALEIPVGYEAQIRPRSGLSSTLGLSILNSPGTIDSDYRGEIKVILINLSPNPIRIEPEMRIAQIVFCPVISPQLIEAQTLSESLRQDGGFGHTGQ comes from the coding sequence ATGAATATTCTCGTGCAAAAACTATCTCCGACTGCTACTATCCCGCAAAAGATGACAGAAAACGCTTCTGGCTTTGATCTTTTTGCCGATATTGGCGAACCAATTATTCTAAATCCCTTGGAATGGAGACAAATTTCCACAGGCATAGCTTTAGAAATTCCCGTAGGTTATGAAGCTCAAATAAGACCTCGCAGCGGTTTATCTTCCACTTTGGGACTAAGCATTTTAAACAGTCCCGGCACTATTGATTCCGATTATCGCGGTGAAATAAAAGTGATTTTGATAAACCTTAGCCCCAATCCTATTCGGATTGAACCTGAAATGCGGATTGCACAAATTGTCTTTTGCCCTGTAATTTCTCCTCAGCTAATTGAAGCTCAAACTCTTTCTGAAAGCTTAAGGCAAGACGGGGGTTTTGGTCATACTGGACAATAA
- the nadA gene encoding quinolinate synthase NadA yields MKNNELIQEIKHLKKEKNALILAHNYQIVEIQDLADYRGDSLQLSILAKEVKAPLIVFCGVKFMAETAAILNPESTILLPAIDAGCPMADMISLSQLKAFKQNYPGSPVVCYVNSSVEVKAESDVCCTSSNAVKILKSFSDEKPILFVPDRNLGSWAGKQSGKKVITWDGYCLVHQYGFSEEDVLTLKNEYPDYKLLVHPECSPQIIKYADLVISTGGMVDWVKNNDKAIIATEIGLTEYLQHIYPEKSLIPLSPKAICKNMKKTTLENVYNALKYNQYVISVEPNTAQKARKAIDRMLELSR; encoded by the coding sequence ATGAAAAATAACGAACTGATTCAGGAAATAAAACACCTGAAGAAAGAAAAAAATGCGCTGATTTTGGCTCATAACTACCAAATTGTAGAAATTCAAGACCTCGCTGATTACCGGGGTGATTCTTTACAACTCTCTATTTTGGCGAAAGAAGTTAAAGCGCCTTTGATTGTTTTCTGCGGAGTGAAATTTATGGCAGAAACCGCTGCCATTTTAAATCCCGAATCTACAATTTTACTTCCTGCAATTGATGCCGGCTGTCCTATGGCAGATATGATAAGTTTAAGCCAGCTGAAAGCATTTAAACAAAATTATCCTGGTTCCCCGGTTGTGTGCTATGTAAATTCTTCTGTGGAAGTGAAAGCCGAAAGTGATGTTTGCTGCACATCCTCCAATGCTGTTAAGATTCTGAAGTCCTTTAGCGATGAAAAGCCGATTTTATTTGTTCCTGATCGCAATTTAGGTTCCTGGGCAGGCAAACAAAGCGGGAAAAAAGTAATTACTTGGGATGGCTACTGTCTGGTTCATCAATATGGTTTCAGTGAAGAAGATGTTTTAACTCTCAAAAACGAATATCCGGATTATAAACTTTTAGTGCATCCGGAATGCTCTCCGCAGATTATTAAATATGCCGATTTGGTAATTTCAACAGGGGGAATGGTGGATTGGGTGAAAAATAATGACAAAGCCATAATCGCTACGGAAATTGGGCTGACGGAATATCTGCAACATATCTATCCGGAAAAATCGCTTATTCCTCTTTCTCCCAAGGCAATTTGTAAAAATATGAAAAAGACCACTCTGGAAAATGTTTATAACGCTCTAAAATATAATCAGTATGTTATAAGCGTTGAACCAAACACGGCACAAAAGGCAAGAAAAGCCATAGACAGGATGCTGGAACTTTCAAGGTAA
- a CDS encoding cell division FtsX domain-containing protein: protein MKTRFFLILLTLIILFGAWLYLSYNLGTNEKDKLEKLANLPIYAYVADTTKVAPILTELKTVPGIKNVVHETALQAATELIQSYGLPLNEEMIKDYILPDIITINLQPNRVSISNKPVIIDILRSHIPETDIDSQSSAYSLIIQELSHLGLYNIVFNVFIAVLILLIFVFSRTALELNTLLHYKGIKYSALEKIRHQRQGLQHTLLMLIVPLPLCLLAYFAYVYFKPLPQVIPYWVFLVQAGTVILGTMINYFILHSFEQQVALQENPIEVITPPEMESNGNKEQENDTPFA, encoded by the coding sequence ATGAAAACCCGCTTTTTCCTGATTCTTTTAACCCTGATAATTTTATTCGGGGCTTGGCTTTACCTAAGCTACAATTTGGGCACAAACGAAAAAGATAAACTGGAAAAATTGGCAAATCTGCCTATCTATGCTTATGTTGCAGATACAACAAAGGTAGCTCCAATTTTAACAGAGCTGAAAACAGTTCCGGGAATTAAAAATGTGGTGCATGAAACAGCTTTGCAGGCAGCTACGGAACTGATTCAGTCCTACGGTCTTCCTTTGAATGAAGAGATGATTAAGGATTACATTTTACCTGATATAATAACAATAAATTTGCAGCCAAACCGTGTTTCCATAAGCAATAAACCCGTTATTATTGATATATTACGCTCTCATATTCCGGAAACAGATATAGACAGTCAGTCCAGTGCATATAGTTTAATAATTCAAGAACTTAGTCATTTAGGTCTATATAATATTGTGTTCAATGTATTTATTGCCGTGCTGATTTTGCTGATTTTTGTGTTTTCCCGCACTGCTTTGGAACTTAACACTCTGTTGCATTACAAAGGGATTAAATATAGTGCTTTGGAAAAAATCCGCCATCAAAGACAAGGTTTGCAACATACATTGTTAATGCTGATTGTTCCCTTACCTTTATGTCTGCTTGCCTATTTTGCTTATGTCTATTTTAAGCCCCTACCTCAGGTAATTCCCTATTGGGTGTTTTTAGTTCAAGCGGGAACTGTAATTTTGGGAACTATGATTAACTATTTTATTTTGCATAGTTTTGAACAGCAAGTTGCCCTACAGGAAAATCCTATTGAAGTGATTACTCCTCCGGAAATGGAAAGTAATGGAAACAAAGAACAGGAAAATGACACGCCATTTGCCTAA
- the pgsA gene encoding CDP-diacylglycerol--glycerol-3-phosphate 3-phosphatidyltransferase, which translates to MTRHLPNILTVFRIILVPVFLYFLFLAKLPANILIALIIFIVACFTDYLDGMLARKMNIISDFGKLMDPLADKLIVLSALAGLCWLPPFQVSIVVFFIIFLRELVITILREIYQKKGIVVPADFFGKLKTVLQMAGIIVAFAFWVFINPVPPLVILIINIWFWFVALITVLSGLNYIITIAKRTNYA; encoded by the coding sequence ATGACACGCCATTTGCCTAATATTTTAACCGTCTTCAGGATAATTCTGGTACCGGTATTTCTCTATTTCCTATTTTTAGCTAAGCTACCGGCAAATATTTTGATAGCACTGATTATTTTCATTGTTGCCTGTTTTACGGATTATTTGGATGGAATGTTAGCTCGTAAAATGAACATAATAAGTGATTTTGGCAAGCTGATGGACCCTTTGGCAGATAAGCTGATTGTTCTTTCTGCTTTGGCTGGTTTATGTTGGCTTCCTCCTTTTCAGGTTAGTATTGTGGTCTTTTTCATAATCTTTCTGCGTGAACTTGTAATTACTATCCTGCGGGAAATTTATCAGAAAAAAGGTATTGTGGTGCCTGCGGATTTTTTCGGCAAGCTGAAAACCGTTCTGCAAATGGCAGGAATCATTGTTGCCTTTGCCTTTTGGGTATTTATTAATCCCGTTCCTCCGCTGGTAATTCTGATAATCAATATCTGGTTTTGGTTTGTGGCATTGATTACTGTGCTCAGCGGTTTAAACTATATTATTACGATAGCAAAAAGGACTAACTATGCGTAA
- a CDS encoding DUF4837 family protein — protein MRKYMIFLLLLLVLFACSKEGGKIDRYTIYDKVIDHSKPLAMGDDRDVYVFCDSLAWQGLKPFIGSAIEQQIIIVYPEQYFNLVMADIKDVKRLSKYKNLVFIGHMESDLPVSAYMKRVLSQDFIKRVQQTGGELFTSENLNCCDQIVLFLLGKDAKSLQKIGALQAENIFSLLLKRFTNRQGYYAYQGKVIDPSFFDNYPFSLKIPDTYRLYSNDKVGRFLCFLYRARLENREIPDKYISVYYEPMPENKVDLNWLIAKRQEIGKKYFEGDEFDPELVRKEPFTFKKHPGYRLLGAWKNMKYAIGGGFQSYGFWDEKTKTAYIVDSTVYFPAGDKLPVLVELYVISNSLEIK, from the coding sequence ATGCGTAAATATATGATTTTTCTCCTGCTTTTACTGGTTCTATTCGCCTGTTCCAAAGAAGGAGGCAAAATAGACCGTTACACTATTTACGATAAAGTAATTGACCATTCCAAACCCTTAGCTATGGGAGATGACAGGGATGTGTATGTATTTTGTGATTCTCTTGCTTGGCAAGGTCTTAAACCTTTTATTGGCAGTGCTATAGAACAACAAATAATTATAGTTTATCCGGAGCAGTATTTTAACCTGGTGATGGCTGATATCAAGGATGTGAAAAGATTATCCAAATATAAAAATCTCGTTTTTATCGGTCACATGGAAAGTGATTTACCCGTTTCTGCCTATATGAAAAGAGTGCTCAGTCAGGATTTTATTAAAAGAGTGCAACAAACAGGGGGCGAACTTTTTACCAGTGAAAACCTCAATTGCTGTGATCAGATTGTGCTTTTCTTGTTAGGTAAAGATGCGAAATCCCTGCAAAAAATAGGTGCCCTACAAGCAGAAAATATTTTTTCTCTGCTCTTAAAACGCTTTACGAACCGCCAAGGTTATTATGCTTATCAGGGAAAAGTGATAGACCCCTCCTTTTTTGATAATTATCCTTTTTCCCTGAAAATTCCTGATACCTATCGTTTGTATTCCAATGATAAAGTTGGCAGGTTTCTTTGTTTTCTTTATAGAGCCCGACTGGAAAATAGAGAAATTCCCGATAAATATATTTCTGTTTACTATGAACCGATGCCGGAAAACAAAGTGGACTTAAATTGGCTGATTGCAAAACGCCAGGAAATAGGAAAAAAATACTTTGAAGGGGATGAATTTGATCCTGAACTTGTGCGGAAAGAACCCTTTACTTTTAAAAAACATCCTGGCTATCGTCTCTTAGGTGCCTGGAAAAATATGAAATATGCAATCGGAGGCGGCTTTCAAAGTTATGGCTTTTGGGATGAAAAAACCAAAACTGCTTACATTGTAGATAGCACCGTTTATTTTCCTGCTGGAGACAAACTTCCCGTTCTGGTGGAATTGTATGTTATCTCCAATTCCCTGGAAATTAAATGA
- a CDS encoding tetratricopeptide repeat protein, giving the protein MKTILSCKQLLLWLAFFLLLLSACAGPQTTTQRTIIDNSQPNIPSLYYYISASLKHYEGDFLTADNYYHLALEQDFRSYQIKKQILINSAFAFLSKQQDAEITIRQFDQARKEMMFDNDLLNTAYSVYSNANNEEGLAWVVSESVLYYPSTLSFLRKFYLDYSKNKKGDENLLELALKYADNNPEDIILTAKMYTLVNPKRSVSLLQEAYELEPKKETDNLLSEITLQYLGKEEALKKFGTYSYPEDKDRMLYFLQMANRNRRLEVVNTLSPILLNTGDSSLIGELAFSAYLEDKTDILQEISRFLLNKDADPLTDSKVVSFLFAEALFSEKLPEPSIYLDYFNSAQDVQDVILYAMLKRSMQAKSLEKETNILFSEEFVSAVQKRLPENVFSRYLKIASQIKSVEDEDFLQARAELCSYFLQKDLGELEDWTFLLQYYQNEGREEEKIATLRKAVHKFPDNPLFLNDLGYSLLDYPQFIVEGGFLIQRAVALDPTNPYYQDSLAWFYYLTANFSKAVEHITIPMQMKDAPGEISYHIGMILLANQQKEEAIKYFQSALEDDQTPIYQEKAKKALNELKTN; this is encoded by the coding sequence ATGAAAACTATCTTGTCTTGCAAGCAGTTACTACTGTGGCTGGCTTTTTTCCTTTTGCTTTTATCTGCTTGTGCAGGACCTCAGACAACAACTCAAAGAACTATTATAGATAATTCCCAACCCAATATTCCTTCTCTTTATTATTATATTTCTGCTTCGTTAAAACATTATGAAGGGGATTTTCTAACAGCAGATAATTATTATCATCTGGCTTTGGAACAGGACTTTCGTAGCTATCAGATTAAAAAACAGATTTTAATTAATAGCGCTTTTGCCTTTTTAAGTAAACAACAGGATGCAGAAATAACGATTAGGCAATTTGACCAAGCCAGAAAAGAAATGATGTTTGATAATGATCTTTTAAATACTGCTTATTCTGTTTATAGCAATGCCAATAATGAAGAAGGACTTGCCTGGGTAGTTTCGGAAAGTGTTTTATATTATCCTTCTACTTTAAGTTTTCTGCGTAAATTCTATTTGGATTACAGCAAAAACAAAAAGGGCGATGAAAACCTTCTGGAACTTGCTCTTAAATATGCAGATAACAATCCAGAAGATATAATTCTTACCGCTAAAATGTATACCCTGGTAAATCCTAAACGCTCCGTATCTCTTTTACAAGAGGCATACGAACTGGAGCCCAAAAAAGAAACGGATAATCTGCTTAGTGAAATTACACTCCAATATCTGGGAAAAGAAGAAGCTCTGAAAAAATTCGGGACTTACAGTTATCCTGAAGATAAAGACAGGATGTTATACTTTTTGCAGATGGCAAATCGTAATCGTCGCCTGGAAGTAGTTAATACTTTAAGCCCTATATTGCTGAATACAGGTGATTCTTCTTTGATAGGAGAACTGGCTTTTTCTGCATATCTGGAAGATAAAACAGATATCTTGCAGGAAATTTCCCGCTTTTTATTAAACAAGGATGCAGACCCTCTTACTGATTCTAAAGTAGTTTCCTTTCTTTTTGCCGAAGCTCTTTTTTCCGAAAAGTTGCCGGAACCTTCCATTTATCTTGATTACTTTAATTCGGCACAAGATGTCCAAGATGTGATTTTGTATGCAATGCTGAAACGCTCTATGCAGGCAAAATCCCTTGAAAAAGAAACAAATATCCTGTTTTCGGAAGAATTTGTTTCTGCAGTTCAAAAGCGTCTGCCGGAAAATGTTTTTTCCCGTTATCTGAAAATTGCTTCACAAATTAAGTCCGTTGAAGATGAGGACTTTCTTCAAGCCAGGGCTGAACTTTGCAGTTACTTCCTGCAAAAAGACTTAGGGGAACTGGAGGATTGGACTTTCCTGCTTCAGTATTACCAAAATGAGGGCAGGGAAGAAGAAAAAATTGCTACTCTGCGTAAAGCTGTTCATAAGTTTCCGGATAATCCCTTATTTCTTAATGACTTGGGTTATTCCCTTTTGGACTATCCTCAGTTTATTGTAGAAGGTGGCTTTCTTATTCAAAGAGCTGTAGCTTTAGACCCGACAAATCCTTATTATCAAGATAGTTTAGCTTGGTTCTATTATCTAACTGCAAATTTTTCTAAGGCAGTGGAACATATCACAATTCCTATGCAAATGAAAGATGCTCCGGGAGAAATATCCTATCATATTGGAATGATTCTTTTGGCTAATCAACAAAAAGAAGAGGCAATTAAATACTTCCAATCCGCCTTGGAAGATGATCAAACCCCCATCTATCAGGAAAAAGCAAAAAAAGCACTAAACGAACTAAAAACCAACTAA